Proteins from a genomic interval of Pithys albifrons albifrons isolate INPA30051 chromosome 15, PitAlb_v1, whole genome shotgun sequence:
- the CREBRF gene encoding CREB3 regulatory factor has product MPQPSVSGMDPPFGDAFWSHVFSEQTLMSTDLLASSSDPDLMYELDREMDYHQSFRDNLLPVEDCKDLENLESFTDILDKEAAFTSKWEQWDTYCEDLTKYTKLTSCDIWGTKEVDYLGLDDFSSPYQDEEVISKTPTLAQLNSEDSQPVLDSLYYPELLFGVKQNPLNSLLPGKKIATRAAAPVCSSKNVQAEVPLSDCAQKVSKPAAQPAASTQIMVKANVYSSEKVNIHVEYKDYVKKAKVKINPLPQSRPVLSQAHADAVKENTCYCAAIAKRQERKGLKSSHGHSTPPVLPFKETQELLLSPRQETPGLTVGESSLSASTSVSGSSQKKEEHNYSLFVTDSLGEQSVKAEPEEDEDDEDDIEDEDHDEEFGTEHELSENDDEEEDYEDEKDDDISGTFSEPGYENDSVEDLKEMTAVSSRKRGKRRYFWEYSEQLTPSQQERKLRPSKWNRDTLPSNMYQKHDVHHGKYAAKKSRRADVEDLTPNPRKLLQIGNELRKLNKVISDLTPVSELPLTARPKSRKEKNKLASRACRLKKKAQYEANKVKLWGLNTEYDNLLLVINSIKQEIVNQVQVSKDDKEVNMEQKLNILIEDTLGLPVAGQTSEFVNQVLEKTAEGDPTGGLVGLQIPVSKV; this is encoded by the exons CCCAGTGTGAGTGGAATGGACCCTCCTTTCGGGGATGCCTTTTGGAGCCATGTGTTTTCAGAGCAGACTCTGATGAGCACGGATCTCTTGGCAAGCAGTTCGGATCCAGACTTAATGTATGAACTG GATAGAGAAATGGACTATCACCAAAGCTTCAGGGACAACTTGCTTCCTGTGGAGGACTGCAAAGACCTTGAGAACTTGGAGTCTTTTACAGACATCCTGGACAAAGAAGCTGCTTTCACCTCCaagtgggagcagtgggataCCTACTGTGAAGACCTAACTAAGTACACTAAATTAACCAGCTGTGACATCTGGGGAACAAAAGAGGTGGATTACCTGGGCCTTGATGACTTTTCAAGCCCATACCAGGATGAAGAAGTGATAAGCAAAACACCGACACTGGCTCAGCTTAACAGTGAGGACTCCCAGCCTGTTTTGGATTCACTCTATTACCCTGAGTTGCTCTTTGGCGTAAAACAAAACCCTTTGAATTCTTTGTTACCTGGCAAAAAAATTGCaaccagagcagcagccccggTCTGTTCCTCCAAGAACGTTCAGGCCGAGGTGCCGTTGTCGGACTGTGCTCAGAAGGTGAGCAAACCTGCGGCCCAGCCTGCTGCCAGTACACAGATCATGGTGAAGGCCAACGTATACAGCAGTGAAAAGGTGAACATTCATGTTGAATATAAAGACTATGTTAAAAAGGCAAAGGTAAAGATCAATCCTTTACCACAGAGCAGACCAGTGCTGAGCCAGGCACATGCTGatgcagtgaaagaaaacacCTGCTACTGTGCTGCTATAGCAAagagacaagaaagaaaaggactCAAATCCTCACATGGGCACAGCACACCTCctgttttgccttttaaagAGACTCAAGAACTGCTCCTCAGTCCACGCCAGGAGACCCCAGGGCTTACTGTGGGGGAGAGCAGCCTTTCtgccagcacctcagtgtcagGTTCTTCACAGAAGAAGGAAGAACACAACTATTCTCTTTTTGTAACAGACAGTTTGGGTGAACAGTCAGTCAAAGCAGAGCCTGAGGAAGATGAGGATGATGAGGACGATATTGAAGATGAGGACCATGATGAAGAATTCGGCACTGAGCATGAGCTGTCCGAAAATGATGATGAGGAAGAAGATTATGAGGATGAAAAAGACGATGACATCAGCGGTACTTTCTCAGAACCAG GGTATGAAAATGATTCAGTGGaggatttaaaagaaatgaCTGCAGTGTCCTCTCGGAAAAGAGGCAAGCGAAGATACTTCTGGGAGTACAGCGAGCAACTGACTCcatcccagcaagagaggaagCTGAGGCCATCCAAGTGGAATCGAGACACCTTGCCCAGCAACATGTATCAGAAACACGATGTCCATCATG gaaaatatgcAGCAAAGAAGTCACGGAGGGCTGATGTAGAAGACCTGACTCCCAACCCCAGAAAACTCTTACAGATTGGTAATGAACTGAGGAAGCTCAATAAGGTGATCAGTGACCTGACACCGGTCAGTGAACTTCCCTTAACTGCCAGGCCCAagtcaaggaaagaaaagaacaagttGGCTTCCAG GGCTTGTAGACTAAAAAAGAAAGCCCAATATGAAGCCAATAAAGTAAAACTCTGGGGTCTCAACACGGAATATG atAACTTACTGCTTGTCATCAATTCCATTAAACAAGAAATAGTTAATCAGGTGCAGGTATCTAAAGATGATAAAGAAGTCAACATGGAACAGAAGTTGAACATACTTATTGAAGACACTCTTG GACTTCCTGTAGCTGGACAGACATCAGAATTCGTGAATCAAGTCTTGGAGAAGACAGCAGAAGGAGACCCCACCGGAGGCCTCGTAGGGCTGCAAATACCAGTGTCAAAAGTTTAA